In Poecilia reticulata strain Guanapo linkage group LG1, Guppy_female_1.0+MT, whole genome shotgun sequence, one genomic interval encodes:
- the hadh gene encoding hydroxyacyl-coenzyme A dehydrogenase, mitochondrial isoform X1: protein MFRLFSSNMAFFAHQIQRSFSSSVVRNVVIKNVTIIGGGQMGAGIAQVAASTGHSVTLVDMTDDILKKAMKGIQSSLRRVVKKKFSDDPESGDDFIQKVMQNVSTNTNPAAAVTSSDLVVEAIVENMKIKQDLFGFLDKMAPEHTIFASNTSSLPISDMASATSRPDRCGGLHFFNPVPMMKLVEVVATSSTSPETSESLLNFTKALGKTPVCCKDTPGFIVNRLLVPYMMEALRLHERGHGSKEDIDIGMKLGAGYPMGPFELSDYVGLDTIKFITDGWREKEPDNPLFAPSDLLNKLVSEGKLGKKSLQGFYKYSK, encoded by the exons ATGTTTAggttattttcctccaacatggCCTTTTTCGCGCACCAGATCCAGAGGAGCTTCTCTTCTTCGGTTGTGAGGAATGTTGTGATCAAAAACGTGACGATCATCGGAGGAGGTCAGATGGGAGCAGGAATCGCACAA GTCGCTGCATCCACCGGCCACTCGGTGACACTGGTGGACATGACGGACGACATCCTGAAGAAAGCGATGAAGGGAATCCAGAGCAGCCTGAGGAGAGTGGTGAAGAAGAAGTTTTCTGACGACCCGGAG TCTGGCGACGACTTCATCCAGAAGGTGATGCAGAACGTGTCGACCAACACAAACCCTGCAGCTGCCGTCACCTCCTCAGACCTGGTGGTGGAAGCCATCGTGGAGAATATGAAGATCAAACAGGATCTGTTTGGTTTCCTGGACAAGATGGCGCCCGA ACACACCATCTTCGCCAGCAACACGTCCTCGCTGCCCATCAGTGACATGGCCAGCGCCACCAGCAGGCCGGACCGGTGCGGAGGCCTCCACTTCTTCAACCCCGTTCCCATGATGAAACTGGTAGAG GTCGTCGCGACGTCATCGACCAGCCCAGAGACGTCCGAGTCCCTCCTGAACTTCACTAAAGCGCTCGGAAAAACGCCGGTGTGCTGCAAG GACACACCTGGGTTCATCGTGAACCGGCTGCTGGTTCCCTACATGATGGAGGCCCTGCGGCTGCACGAGAGAG GCCACGGGTCCAAAGAAGACATCGATATCGGCATGAAGCTGGGCGCCGGTTATCCGATGGGACCGTTTGAGCTCAGCGACTACGTGGGACTGGACACAATAAAGTTCATCACAGACG GCTGGCGCGAGAAGGAACCCGACAACCCGCTCTTCGCTCCCAGTGATCTCCTCAACAAGCTGGTCTCTGAGGGGAAACTGGGCAAGAAGTCGCTACAGGGATTCTACAAGTACAGCAAGTGA
- the hadh gene encoding hydroxyacyl-coenzyme A dehydrogenase, mitochondrial isoform X2 — protein sequence MTDDILKKAMKGIQSSLRRVVKKKFSDDPESGDDFIQKVMQNVSTNTNPAAAVTSSDLVVEAIVENMKIKQDLFGFLDKMAPEHTIFASNTSSLPISDMASATSRPDRCGGLHFFNPVPMMKLVEVVATSSTSPETSESLLNFTKALGKTPVCCKDTPGFIVNRLLVPYMMEALRLHERGHGSKEDIDIGMKLGAGYPMGPFELSDYVGLDTIKFITDGWREKEPDNPLFAPSDLLNKLVSEGKLGKKSLQGFYKYSK from the exons ATGACGGACGACATCCTGAAGAAAGCGATGAAGGGAATCCAGAGCAGCCTGAGGAGAGTGGTGAAGAAGAAGTTTTCTGACGACCCGGAG TCTGGCGACGACTTCATCCAGAAGGTGATGCAGAACGTGTCGACCAACACAAACCCTGCAGCTGCCGTCACCTCCTCAGACCTGGTGGTGGAAGCCATCGTGGAGAATATGAAGATCAAACAGGATCTGTTTGGTTTCCTGGACAAGATGGCGCCCGA ACACACCATCTTCGCCAGCAACACGTCCTCGCTGCCCATCAGTGACATGGCCAGCGCCACCAGCAGGCCGGACCGGTGCGGAGGCCTCCACTTCTTCAACCCCGTTCCCATGATGAAACTGGTAGAG GTCGTCGCGACGTCATCGACCAGCCCAGAGACGTCCGAGTCCCTCCTGAACTTCACTAAAGCGCTCGGAAAAACGCCGGTGTGCTGCAAG GACACACCTGGGTTCATCGTGAACCGGCTGCTGGTTCCCTACATGATGGAGGCCCTGCGGCTGCACGAGAGAG GCCACGGGTCCAAAGAAGACATCGATATCGGCATGAAGCTGGGCGCCGGTTATCCGATGGGACCGTTTGAGCTCAGCGACTACGTGGGACTGGACACAATAAAGTTCATCACAGACG GCTGGCGCGAGAAGGAACCCGACAACCCGCTCTTCGCTCCCAGTGATCTCCTCAACAAGCTGGTCTCTGAGGGGAAACTGGGCAAGAAGTCGCTACAGGGATTCTACAAGTACAGCAAGTGA
- the cyp2u1 gene encoding cytochrome P450 2U1, with protein sequence MGSLSWLADLSSSAPSPPNMLPLLLFFVVFYLVRFYQKQRGIYRNIPPGPRPWPVVGNFGGLLLPPFIRRRFGQTSKRNIGVMEALTSQASVYGNIYSLFVGSQLIVVLNGYEVVKDALSNHPDVFSDRPDVPTISILTKRKGIVFAPYGLVWRKQRKFCHATLRNFGLGRLSLEPCIQQGVAAVKMELLRLNGERGGVDPSRLISNAVSNVICSLILGQRFHHDDPEFRGILDLMSRGLEICINSPAVLINIFPLLYYLPFGAFRELRRVERDITVFLKKIIQSHSNTLDPDNPRDLTDMYLMEMLAQQAAGEQDSSFTEDYLFYIIGDLFIAGTDTTTNSVLWVLLYLALYPDIQDQVQAEIDRVVGRRRPPSLTDRGSLPFTEAAIMEVQRLTAVVPLSIPHMASETTAFRGFTIPKGTVIMPNLYAVHRDPSMWDDPDAFNPARFLDGEGKLLRKESFIPFGIGRRVCMGEQLAKMELFLTVSGLLQGCTFRLPDGASAPSLHGRFGLTLAPCPFALCVSARSEDSFSRDALG encoded by the exons ATGGGCTCACTGTCATGGCTGGCAGACCTCAGCAGCTCCGCTCCGTCTCCTCCGAACATGCTGCCTTTGCTGCTCTTCTTCGTGGTTTTTTATCTGGTTCGTTTTTATCAGAAGCAGCGCGGCATCTACAGGAACATCCCGCCAGGTCCGCGGCCGTGGCCGGTGGTCGGTAACTTCGGCGGCCTTCTCCTGCCTCCCTTCATCCGGCGGAGGTTCGGACAGACCTCCAAGCGGAACATCGGCGTCATGGAGGCTTTAACGTCCCAAGCCAGCGTTTACGGGAACATCTACAGCCTGTTTGTGGGCAGTCAGCTGATCGTTGTTCTCAACGGCTATGAGGTGGTGAAGGACGCGCTGTCAAACCATCCAGATGTGTTCTCAGACCGGCCAGATGTTCCCACTATCTCCATACTCACCAAACGGAAAG gaatCGTGTTCGCCCCCTACGGGCTGGTGTGGAGAAAGCAGCGTAAGTTCTGCCACGCCACCCTGAGGAACTTCGGCCTGGGTCGGCTGAGTTTGGAGCCGTGCATTCAGCAGGGCGTGGCCGCCGTCAAAATGGAGCTGCTGAGGCTGAACGGAGAGCGCGGCGGCGTCGACCCCTCCAGGCTGATCAGCAACGCCGTGTCAAACGTCATCTGCTCCCTGATCCTGGGTCAGCGCTTCCATCACGACGACCCTGAGTTCCGCGGCATCCTGGACCTGATGTCGCGCGGGTTGGAGATCTGCATAAACAGCCCCGCAGTGCTCATCAACATCTTCCCGCTGCTCTACTACCTGCCCTTCGGGGCGTTCAGGGAGCTGCGGCGGGTGGAGAGAGACATCACGGTGTTCCTGAAGAAGATCATCCAGAGCCACAGCAACACTTTGGATCCTGACAACCCCAGAGACCTGACTGACATGTACCTGATGGAGATGCTGGCTCAGCAAGCCGCAGGAGAGCAGGACAGCAGCTTCACAGAGGACTACCTCTTCTACATCATCGGAGACCTCTTCATCGCCGGAACCGACACCACCACCAATTCAGTTCTGTGGGTTCTGCTCTACCTGGCCCTGTACCCTGATATCCAAG ACCAGGTCCAAGCAGAGATCGACAGAGTGGTGGGCCGACGCCGCCCTCCATCTTTGACTGACAGAGGAAGTTTGCCTTTTACTGAAGCCGCCATCATGGAGGTGCAGAGACTGACGGCGGTGGTTCCTCTCAGCATTCCTCACATGGCGTCAGAGACCACAG CATTCCGGGGCTTCACCATTCCCAAAGGAACGGTCATTATGCCCAACCTGTACGCGGTCCACAGAGACCCCAGTATGTGGGACGATCCGGACGCCTTCAACCCGGCCCGCTTCCTGGACGGAGAGGGGAAACTGCTGAGGAAAGAGTCCTTCATACCGTTTGGAATCG GTCGCCGGGTGTGCATGGGCGAACAGCTGGCCAAGATGGAGCTGTTCCTGACCGTCAGCGGTCTGCTGCAGGGATGCACCTTCCGGCTCCCAGACGGGGCGTCCGCTCCGTCCCTGCACGGTCGCTTCGGCCTGACTCTGGCTCCCTGCCCCTTCGCCTTGTGCGTGAGCGCCCGCAGTGAGGACTCATTCAGCCGCGACGCACTCGGCTAG